One genomic segment of Falco cherrug isolate bFalChe1 chromosome 13, bFalChe1.pri, whole genome shotgun sequence includes these proteins:
- the RD3 gene encoding protein RD3, with translation MSLASWFRWNEPTSRISQRSPTEMVVETLMMELSWQTKQAEKQQRERENEYRKIKTGVDYGWLVSYPKQSYDISPGERLQLEDMCTKIHPSYCGPVILRFRQLVTEYEPEVQEVSRLFRSVLQEAAEKIKEEEEAKKLARQWNTKNKTSLSLTTFKSRSRISPFISDIKTISEDVERGTQATRRVWSMPEFRSTKDY, from the exons ATGTCACTGGCATCCTGGTTCAGGTGGAATGAGCCCACAAGCCGCATTTCCCAGAGGAGCCCCACAGAAATGGTGGTTGAGACACTAATGATGGAGCTGAGCTGGCAGACCAagcaggcagagaagcagcagcgaGAGCGGGAGAACGAGTATCGCAAGATCAAGACTGGGGTGGACTACGGCTGGCTGGTCAGCTATCCAAAGCAGAGCTATGATATCAGCCCGGGAGAAcggctgcagctggaggataTGTGTACCAAAATACATCCTTCCTATTGTGGGCCTGTCATACTCAG ATTCCGGCAACTCGTTACTGAATATGAACCAGAAGTGCAGGAAGTATCCCGGCTCTTCCGCTCCGTCCTGCAGGAAGCTGCTGAGAAGAtcaaagaggaggaagaggccaAGAAGCTTGCCAGGCAATGgaacacaaagaacaaaaccagcctCTCCTTAACAACGTTTAAATCTCGGTCCAGGATTTCCCCATTCATCAGTGACATCAAGACCATCTCTGAAGATGTGGAACGGGGTACCCAGGCCACCAGGAGGGTCTGGAGCATGCCAGAATTTCGGAGCACCAAGGATTACTGA